The following proteins come from a genomic window of Nicotiana tomentosiformis chromosome 12, ASM39032v3, whole genome shotgun sequence:
- the LOC138902414 gene encoding uncharacterized protein, protein MVSHMPTYAKFMKEILSKKRKVEETLVVKLTEHCTSINIMTLSSFRKLEGEIVEIRERQYDDPHLVVLKCKVQHGDTRDVTIGDYGVLRMQDRICVPNMDVLYMLILKEAHSLRYFVHPCAAKMYQDLRQHYWWRRMKKDVVGFVARCLNCQQVKYENQRLGCFRG, encoded by the exons ATGGTTTCACATATGCCAACTTATGCTAAATTCATGAAGGAGATATTGTCCAAGAAACGGAAAGTGGAAGAGACATtggtggtcaagctcacagagcatt GTACTTCCATTAATATTATGACTTTATCTAGTTTCAGGAAATTGGAGGGAGAGATTGTAGAGATCCG agagcgccagtatgatgatcctcatttggtTGTCCTCAAGTGCaaggttcagcacggtgataccagagatgtgactattggggattatggggtattgaggatgcaggatcgaatttgtgttccaaatatggatgtgctatatatgttgattcttaaggaggcccacagtttgcggtatttcGTCCATCCgtgtgccgcgaagatgtatcaggacttgaggcagcactattggtggagaagaatgaagaaggatgtagtaggatttgtagctcggtgccttaactgtcagcaggtgaagtatgagaatCAGAGATTGGGttgctttagaggttag